The Paraburkholderia sp. ZP32-5 genome includes a window with the following:
- the fahA gene encoding fumarylacetoacetase gives MNAVNDLQATLDPSRKSWVESANDPASDFPIQNLPFGIFSDRGNDARRVGVAIGDQIVDLAALQAAGLLSAPVQQVFARDALNDFIALGRNAWRGVRIQLSQLLARESATLRDDAALRAKALVSQADARLHLPVQIPGYTDFYSSKEHATNVGSMFRDPKNALLPNWSEMPIGYNGRASSVVVSGTPVRRPNGQLKLPDQERPVFGACRKLDIELETGFIIGAGNALGEPIACADAEAHIFGMVLLNDWSARDIQQWEYVPLGPFNAKTFATTISPWIVTLDALEPFRVAQPAQEPQPLAYLRHDGEHAFDIHLEVALRAKHAGQASTIARTNFKYMYWTMAQQLAHHTVSGCNTRVGDLMGSGTISGATEDSFGSLLELTWNGKKPLELKEGGTRAFIEDGDELTLTGWCQGEGYRVGFGACAGEIVPARG, from the coding sequence ATGAACGCAGTGAACGATCTTCAGGCGACGCTCGATCCGTCGCGCAAGAGCTGGGTCGAATCGGCCAACGATCCGGCCAGCGACTTCCCGATCCAGAATTTGCCGTTCGGCATCTTCAGCGATCGCGGTAACGATGCGCGTCGGGTCGGCGTCGCGATCGGCGACCAGATCGTCGACCTCGCCGCGCTGCAGGCGGCCGGTTTGCTGAGCGCGCCGGTGCAGCAGGTATTTGCGCGCGACGCGCTGAACGATTTCATCGCGCTCGGACGCAACGCGTGGCGCGGCGTGCGCATCCAGCTGAGCCAGCTGCTCGCGCGCGAGTCCGCGACGTTACGCGATGACGCCGCCTTGCGCGCAAAGGCGCTGGTCAGCCAGGCCGATGCGCGGCTGCATCTGCCGGTGCAGATTCCCGGCTACACCGATTTCTATTCGTCGAAAGAGCACGCGACCAATGTCGGCTCGATGTTCCGTGATCCGAAGAATGCGCTGCTGCCGAACTGGTCAGAGATGCCGATCGGCTACAACGGACGCGCGTCGTCGGTGGTGGTGAGCGGCACGCCGGTGCGGCGGCCGAACGGCCAGTTGAAGCTGCCGGATCAGGAGCGGCCGGTGTTCGGTGCCTGCCGCAAGCTCGATATCGAACTGGAGACGGGCTTTATCATCGGCGCCGGCAATGCGCTGGGCGAGCCGATCGCGTGTGCTGATGCCGAAGCGCATATCTTCGGGATGGTGCTGCTCAACGACTGGAGCGCGCGCGACATCCAGCAATGGGAATACGTGCCGCTCGGCCCGTTCAACGCGAAGACCTTCGCGACGACGATCTCGCCGTGGATCGTCACGCTCGATGCGCTCGAACCGTTTCGCGTCGCGCAGCCGGCGCAGGAGCCGCAGCCGCTCGCCTATCTGCGGCACGACGGCGAGCATGCGTTCGATATCCACCTCGAAGTCGCGCTGCGTGCGAAACACGCGGGGCAGGCGAGCACGATCGCGCGCACGAACTTCAAATACATGTACTGGACGATGGCGCAGCAGCTCGCGCATCACACGGTGTCGGGCTGCAACACGCGGGTTGGCGATCTGATGGGCTCGGGCACGATCAGCGGCGCGACCGAAGATTCGTTCGGCAGCCTGCTCGAACTGACGTGGAACGGCAAGAAGCCGCTCGAACTGAAGGAGGGCGGCACGCGCGCGTTCATCGAGGATGGCGATGAATTGACGCTGACCGGCTGGTGCCAGGGCGAAGGGTATCGCGTCGGCTTCGGCGCGTGTGCCGGCGAGATTGTGCCGGCGCGCGGGTAA
- a CDS encoding pyrrolo-quinoline quinone, protein METVRVLRRACFVGAAVVAAALAAANCGGGNSSVSLTGGSGGGSGNPSGSGGSGGSNTGSPGNSGGIGMSSGGTAMTAVHDVLTYHADIARTGQALNETALTPANVGASTFGKVGFFTVDGKVDAQPLYVGSLAIAGGTHNVLYVATEHDSVFALDADSGATLWQTRTLKSGETPSDDLGCGQITQEIGITSTPVIDRTRGANGTIYVVAMSKDASGAYHHRIHALDLATGAELLNGPTEIAATYPAANGHVVFAPSLYAERAGLLLLGGVVYTAWTSHCDAGAYTGWIMGYGADTLQQTTVLNVTPNGSGGAIWMAGAGPASDGSSIYLLDGNGAFDTALDSNGFPNLRNFGNGFLKLGTAGGLAVADYFAMSNVAEEARDDIDLGSGGALVLPDLTDANGNVQHLTLGAGKDNTIYVLNRDSMGKFNASTNNIYQAIPSQLVGGEFGMPAYFNGRVYFGSVGDHLKAFTVTHAKLSTTPTAQTTMTFDYPGTTPSVSANGSANGIVWAAENGSVAALHAFDPVSLSELYNSNQMGPRDQFGAGNKFITPMIANGKVYVGTTNGVAVFGLLKG, encoded by the coding sequence ATGGAAACTGTGCGCGTATTGCGTCGTGCCTGCTTCGTCGGCGCGGCGGTCGTGGCGGCCGCGCTCGCGGCCGCGAACTGCGGCGGTGGCAACAGCAGCGTCAGCCTGACGGGCGGCTCGGGCGGCGGCTCCGGCAACCCGAGCGGCTCAGGCGGCTCGGGCGGCAGCAACACCGGCAGTCCAGGCAACAGCGGCGGCATCGGCATGTCGTCGGGTGGCACCGCGATGACCGCCGTGCACGACGTGCTCACCTATCACGCCGACATCGCCCGCACCGGCCAGGCGCTCAACGAAACCGCATTGACACCCGCCAATGTCGGCGCGTCGACGTTCGGCAAGGTCGGTTTTTTCACCGTCGACGGCAAGGTCGACGCGCAGCCGCTGTACGTCGGCTCGCTCGCGATCGCGGGCGGCACGCACAACGTGCTGTATGTCGCGACCGAACACGACAGCGTGTTCGCGCTCGACGCCGACAGCGGCGCGACCTTGTGGCAGACCCGCACGCTGAAGAGCGGCGAAACGCCGAGCGACGATCTCGGCTGCGGTCAGATCACCCAGGAAATCGGCATCACGTCGACACCGGTGATCGACCGCACGCGCGGCGCGAACGGCACGATCTACGTCGTCGCGATGTCGAAGGACGCGAGCGGCGCCTACCATCACCGCATTCACGCACTCGACCTCGCGACCGGCGCGGAGCTGCTGAACGGTCCTACTGAAATTGCCGCGACGTATCCGGCGGCAAACGGACACGTCGTGTTCGCGCCCTCGCTGTACGCGGAACGCGCGGGTCTGCTGCTGCTCGGCGGCGTGGTCTACACCGCGTGGACCTCGCACTGCGACGCCGGTGCGTATACCGGCTGGATCATGGGCTACGGCGCCGACACGCTGCAACAGACCACCGTGCTCAACGTCACGCCGAACGGTTCGGGCGGCGCGATCTGGATGGCCGGCGCCGGGCCGGCATCGGACGGCTCATCGATCTATCTGCTCGACGGCAACGGCGCGTTCGATACCGCGCTCGATTCGAACGGCTTTCCGAATCTGCGCAATTTCGGCAATGGTTTCCTGAAGCTGGGCACGGCGGGCGGCCTCGCGGTCGCGGACTACTTCGCGATGTCGAACGTCGCCGAGGAAGCGCGCGACGATATCGACCTCGGCTCCGGCGGCGCGCTCGTGCTGCCCGATCTGACGGACGCGAACGGCAACGTGCAGCACCTGACGCTCGGCGCCGGCAAGGACAACACCATCTATGTGCTGAACCGCGACTCGATGGGCAAGTTCAATGCGTCGACCAACAACATCTACCAGGCGATTCCGTCGCAACTGGTGGGCGGCGAATTCGGCATGCCCGCGTACTTCAACGGCCGGGTGTATTTCGGCTCGGTCGGCGATCATCTGAAAGCCTTCACGGTGACCCACGCAAAGCTGTCGACGACGCCGACCGCGCAAACCACGATGACATTCGATTATCCCGGCACGACGCCGAGCGTTTCGGCCAACGGCAGCGCGAACGGCATCGTGTGGGCCGCCGAAAACGGCAGCGTCGCCGCGCTGCATGCGTTCGATCCGGTCAGTCTGAGCGAGCTGTACAACAGCAACCAGATGGGCCCGCGCGATCAGTTCGGCGCGGGCAACAAGTTCATCACGCCGATGATCGCGAACGGCAAGGTGTATGTCGGCACGACGAACGGGGTGGCGGTGTTCGGCTTGCTGAAGGGATGA